Proteins found in one Ctenopharyngodon idella isolate HZGC_01 chromosome 16, HZGC01, whole genome shotgun sequence genomic segment:
- the LOC127496786 gene encoding ly6/PLAUR domain-containing protein 2-like: MSGGWIFEETVSFSLHQKHPVTVSYICSQCFSSMGTLSSLLFLLLTVHSVNALKCYVCASATSNQECNKNLQDCQAPLDTCMTTVGTLGGVTGITKTCSPSKLCTSAAAVASVDSNGNGFQVTCCNSYLCNYSGAASVTLHRWLLVLPLFLIILLFTQHT; this comes from the exons ATGTCTGGTGGGTGGATCTTTGAGGAGACAGTGAGTTTCAGTCTCCATCAGAAACACCCAGTGACCGTCTCCTACATTTGCAGTCAGTGCTTCAGCAGCATGGGGACTCTTTCTAGCCTGCTCTTTTTACTTCTAACTGTACACTCAG TAAATGCGCTTAAGTGTTACGTGTGTGCCTCCGCAACATCAAATCAAGAATGTAACAAAAACCTTCAGGACTGCCAGGCTCCTCTGGACACCTGCATGACCACTGTAGGCACATTAG GAGGTGTTACTGGCATTACGAAGACATGCTCCCCTTCAAAACTCTGCACAAGTGCTGCTGCAGTTGCCTCTGTGGACAGTAATGGAAATGGATTCCAGGTGACATGCTGTAACAGTTACCTGTGCAACTACAGCGGAGCTGCAAGCGTTACACTACACAGATGGCTGCTGGTCCTCCCGCTGTTCCTTATCATCCTCCTCTTCACACAGCACACCTGA
- the LOC127497723 gene encoding lipid scramblase CLPTM1L-like: MSSIPAGPYTASFTPNPVIAPKGTAAFHLISLSSLDFSLVSIPLWTPSDEAGHNLLFKVDRFDINTKFERKVSVAVPEMTHNNGTVHAVVFVHKSGVLPWKDSRHVRLVARLTSQVILLQSGTATNREAPEEQQIVSYWRSRLTLNMMNEDFTFNSAAVPSDLRRYMKIVEDGKKEKKKLYLPLLLVDELRSRLKDLIEINSTTKAVPLTISYDTITLRKFRIWIHIQAVIYSLKHFGFSEQNLDEIKAMFVESGLHILALSILVPAFHLSFEVFAFKNDIRFWREKKSLAGISRRSVVWRCFSTIVIFLHLLEEQSSWLILLPTGISALIELWKVNKVLALSPTFHDERMDDFERATEDYDSKAMKFLSYLMYPLCISGAIYSYLYLQNKSCYSWITNGLISGVYAFGFLSMVPQLFINYKLKSVAHLQMSILMYKGLNTFISDVFSGIITTPGPHQLACFRDDVVFLIYLYQRRIYPVSKSRSRDYGAPNRKKPKGKPHED, from the exons ATGTCCTCCATACCTGCTGGGCCATATACGGCTTCATTCACACCAAACCCTGTGATAGCGCCAAAGGGGACAGCTGCGTTTCATCTTATCTCACTGTCAAGCCTCGACTTCAG CTTAGTATCTATTCCGCTGTGGACCCCGAGTGATGAAGCTGGACACAACCTGCTTTTCAAAGTGGACAGATTTGATATAAACACCAAGTTTGAAAG GAAGGTGAGTGTCGCAGTTCCTGAGATGACCCATAACAATGGGACCGTCCATGCCGTGGTGTTTGTGCACAAGAGTGGAGTTTTGCCTTGGAAAGACAGCAGACATGTGCGGCTTGTGGCCCGTCTCACCTCTCAGGTGATCCTTCTTCAGTCTGGAACCGCCACTAACCGTGAG GCACCAGAAGAGCAGCAGATTGTTTCTTACTGGAGATCACGACTTACCTTGAACATGATGAATGAGGATTTCACCTTCAACAGCGCTGCGGTGCCCAGCGACCTTCGCCGCTATATGAAAAT AGTTGAAGatggaaaaaaggaaaaaaagaaactgtATCTGCCACTTTTACTGGTTGATGAACTAAGAAGTCGATTAAAGGACTTAatt GAGATAAACAGCACCACAAAAGCAGTCCCGCTGACAATATCATATGACACCATTACCTTACGCAAATTCAGAATATGGATCCACATACAagctgtcatttactcactcaaaCATTTTG gatTTTCGGAGCAGAATCTTGATGAAATTAAAGCCATGTTTGTTGAGAGTGGGCTACACATCTTGGCTTTGTCCATTCTAGTGCCTGCATTTCAT CTCTCATTTGAGGTTTTTGCCTTCAAGAATGACATAAGGTTCTGGCGAGAAAAGAAGAGTTTAGCTGGTATTTCTAGAAGATCAG TTGTGTGGAGATGTTTCAGCACCATCGTAATATTCCTCCATCTACTAGAAGAGCAATCCAGCTGGCTGATTCTGCTTCCCACTGGGATCTCAGCTCTAATTGAG TTATGGAAAGTGAATAAGGTCTTAGCACTTTCACCCACATTCCAT GATGAAAGAATGGATGATTTTGAGCGCGCAACGGAAGACTATGATTCTAAG GCCATGAAGTTCTTGTCATATCTGATGTATCCATTGTGTATCAGTGGGGCCATATACTCATACTTGTATCTCCAAAATAAAAG TTGTTACTCTTGGATAACCAATGGCCTTATTAGTG GTGTTTATGCATTTGGATTTCTGTCAATGGTTCCTCAGCTGTTCATCAATTACAAG TTAAAATCAGTGGCTCACCTCCAAATGTCCATCTTGATGTATAAG GGTTTGAACACGTTCATCAGTGATGTGTTTAGTGGAATAATAACAACCCCTGGACCCCATCAGTTGGCGTGCTTCAGAGATGATGTGGTCTTCCTCATCTACCTCTATCAGCGCAG GATTTACCCAGTGAGCAAGTCCAGGTCACGTGATTACGGGGCACCAAACAGGAAGAAACCCAAaggaaagccacatgaagactAA